In Streptantibioticus cattleyicolor NRRL 8057 = DSM 46488, a genomic segment contains:
- a CDS encoding aspartate aminotransferase family protein, giving the protein MSADLSKTAYDHLWMHFTRMSSYENAPVPTITRGEGTYIYDTDGKKYLDGLAGLFVVQAGHGRRELAEVAAKQAAELAFFPVWSYAHPKAIELAERLAHYAPGDLNKVFFTTGGGEAVETAWKLAKQYHKLTGNHTKYKVISRAVAYHGTPQGALSITGLPALKAPFEPLVPGAHKVPNTNIYRAPIHGDDPEAFGRWAADQIEQQILFEGPETVAAVFLEPVQNAGGCFPPPPGYFQRVREICDRHGVLLVSDEVICAFGRLGTMFACDKFDYVPDIITCAKGMTSGYSPIGAAIVSDRIAEPFYKQDNTFLHGYTFGGHPVSAAVALANLDLFEREGLNQHVLANEGAFLKTLQKLHDLPIVGDVRGNGFFYGIELVKDKVTKESFDDEESERILYGFVSKKLFEEGLYCRADDRGDPVIQLSPPLISDQSTFDEIEQIIRTVLTEAWTKL; this is encoded by the coding sequence CCACCTGTGGATGCACTTCACCCGCATGTCGTCGTACGAGAACGCCCCGGTGCCGACGATCACCCGCGGCGAGGGCACGTACATCTACGACACCGACGGGAAGAAGTACCTCGACGGGCTGGCCGGCCTCTTCGTCGTCCAGGCGGGCCACGGCCGCCGCGAGCTCGCCGAGGTCGCCGCCAAGCAGGCGGCCGAGCTGGCCTTCTTCCCGGTGTGGTCGTACGCCCACCCCAAGGCGATCGAACTGGCCGAGCGGCTGGCGCACTACGCCCCGGGCGACCTCAACAAGGTCTTCTTCACCACCGGTGGCGGCGAGGCGGTGGAGACCGCCTGGAAGCTGGCCAAGCAGTACCACAAGCTCACCGGCAACCACACCAAGTACAAGGTGATATCGCGGGCCGTCGCCTACCACGGCACCCCGCAGGGCGCCCTGTCCATCACCGGCCTGCCGGCCCTCAAGGCCCCCTTCGAGCCGCTGGTCCCCGGCGCCCACAAGGTGCCCAACACCAACATCTACCGCGCCCCGATCCACGGCGACGACCCGGAGGCGTTCGGCCGCTGGGCCGCCGACCAGATCGAGCAGCAGATCCTCTTCGAGGGCCCGGAGACCGTCGCCGCGGTCTTCCTGGAGCCGGTGCAGAACGCCGGCGGCTGCTTCCCGCCGCCGCCCGGATACTTCCAGCGGGTGCGGGAGATCTGCGACCGCCACGGCGTGCTGCTCGTCTCCGACGAGGTCATCTGCGCCTTCGGCCGGCTCGGCACGATGTTCGCCTGCGACAAGTTCGACTACGTGCCCGACATCATCACCTGCGCCAAGGGCATGACCTCCGGCTACTCGCCGATCGGCGCCGCGATCGTCTCGGACCGCATCGCCGAGCCGTTCTACAAGCAGGACAACACCTTCCTGCACGGCTACACCTTCGGCGGCCACCCGGTCTCCGCCGCGGTCGCGCTGGCCAACCTCGACCTGTTCGAGCGCGAGGGCCTCAACCAGCACGTCCTGGCCAACGAGGGCGCCTTCCTGAAGACCCTGCAGAAGCTGCACGACCTGCCGATCGTCGGCGACGTGCGCGGCAACGGCTTCTTCTACGGCATCGAGCTGGTCAAGGACAAGGTCACCAAGGAGTCCTTCGACGACGAGGAGTCCGAGCGCATCCTGTACGGCTTCGTCTCCAAGAAGCTGTTCGAGGAGGGCCTGTACTGCCGCGCCGACGACCGCGGCGACCCGGTCATCCAGCTCTCCCCGCCGCTCATCTCCGACCAGTCGACCTTCGACGAGATCGAGCAGATCATCCGTACCGTCCTGACGGAGGCGTGGACCAAGCTGTAA